The Leucobacter rhizosphaerae genome includes a region encoding these proteins:
- a CDS encoding acetyl-CoA C-acyltransferase has product MTALIAGYARTPFTRFTGQLAGQPATVLGAHAVRAALESAGVAAEQVDTVVAGQVLQAGAGQNPARQTAVAAGIPMGVPAITLNAVCLSGTEAVSQAVRLINAGEAEIVVAVGQESMSLAPHVIPLRAGTKYGAAELVDTVDRDGLSDAFDQIAMGALTEQGNAPLALTRGEQDTFAAASHQRAAASAEFFAGEIAPFTVTSRRGDTVVSADDGIRADTTAETLAGLRPAFAANGTITAGNASQITDGAAALVIVSEAAAERLGLAPLARVEATAFVAGPDTHLHSQPARAIAAALAKTDAETTDLAAVEINEAFAAVGVQSTRELGLDPAIVNTHGGAIALGHPIGASGARIVGTLARQLAALGSGSLGAVGICGGGGQGSAVILRAV; this is encoded by the coding sequence CACGGTGCTCGGTGCGCACGCGGTGCGTGCGGCGCTCGAGAGCGCCGGCGTCGCCGCAGAACAGGTCGACACCGTCGTGGCCGGGCAGGTGCTGCAGGCGGGTGCCGGGCAGAACCCGGCCAGGCAGACCGCGGTGGCGGCGGGCATCCCGATGGGGGTCCCCGCGATCACCCTGAACGCCGTGTGCCTGTCGGGCACCGAGGCGGTCTCGCAGGCGGTGCGGCTCATCAACGCCGGCGAGGCCGAGATCGTCGTCGCGGTCGGCCAGGAATCGATGTCGCTGGCGCCGCACGTGATCCCGCTGCGCGCGGGCACGAAGTACGGGGCCGCCGAGCTCGTCGACACCGTGGATCGTGACGGGCTCTCCGACGCGTTCGACCAGATCGCGATGGGCGCGCTGACCGAGCAGGGCAACGCACCGCTCGCCCTGACCCGCGGGGAGCAGGACACCTTCGCCGCCGCGTCCCACCAGCGCGCCGCGGCCTCCGCGGAGTTCTTCGCCGGTGAGATCGCGCCGTTCACGGTGACGTCCCGCCGCGGTGACACGGTCGTGTCCGCCGACGATGGGATCCGCGCGGACACCACCGCCGAGACGCTCGCGGGGCTGCGTCCCGCCTTCGCCGCGAACGGCACCATCACCGCCGGCAACGCGTCGCAGATCACCGACGGCGCCGCCGCCCTCGTGATCGTGAGCGAGGCCGCCGCAGAGCGTCTCGGACTCGCCCCGCTCGCGCGTGTGGAGGCGACCGCGTTCGTGGCCGGCCCCGACACCCACCTGCACTCGCAGCCCGCGCGCGCGATCGCGGCGGCGCTCGCGAAGACCGACGCCGAGACGACGGACCTCGCTGCCGTCGAGATCAACGAGGCCTTCGCCGCGGTCGGCGTGCAGTCGACGAGAGAGCTCGGACTCGATCCCGCCATCGTCAACACGCACGGCGGCGCGATCGCGCTCGGCCACCCGATCGGGGCCTCCGGGGCTCGGATCGTCGGCACCCTGGCTCGTCAGCTCGCGGCGCTCGGCTCGGGTTCGCTCGGCGCGGTCGGGATCTGCGGCGGTGGCGGTCAGGGCAGCGCGGTGATCCTCCGCGCGGTGTAG